DNA sequence from the Caulobacter segnis genome:
CCGGCGGGCGGGCCAGGCGTCGGCGACGGCGCTCGGAGGCGGCGACAGGTCGACGTCGCGGACGGTCAGGATCTCGCTCTCAGGCAAGCTTCCGGCCTCGGTTTCGGCCATCACCGACGCCAGGATCGGGATCCGCGCGGCGCCGCCCAATGCAAAGGGCCGATCACCGTTGAACGTCCACAGCTGGCGCGTGCCCAGGTCCTCGACCGCCACGCCCAGCACGGCCGGCTGGGCGCGGATGGCGATGGCCTCGATCCGCTTGTTCAACCGCTTCGGTTTCATCGTCGGCTCTTCCTGGCCCAGCATCGGCTTTTCGCCGCAGGCGTGGATGAGGGGCAGGGCGACGAGGGCGGTCAGAAAGGCGCGGCGCGACATGCGGGCTAAACGCGGCCGTGGCGGTTTCGGCTGCGCACCCCTTGCATCAAGCCCGCGGTCGGCGGCAAAGGGTGCGGATGACCGAAGACTTCAAGCCCGTCCCCCCTTGCGTGATCCTGAACGAGCCGCAGCTGGCCGAGAACATCGGCGCGGTGGCCCGTGTGATGGCCAATTTCGGCCTCTCGGACCTGCGCCTAGTCCGCCCGCGCGATGGCTGGCCGCAGGAGCGGGCCTGGGCCAGCGCCTCGGGCGCCAACTGGCCGCTGGACGACGCCAAGGTGTTCGACAGCCTTGAGGCGGCGATCGCCGACCTGAAGCTGGTCTACGCCACCACGGCCCGGCCGCGCGAGACGCGCCTGCCGGTCTACACGCCGCGCGAAAGCGCGGGCCATCTGGCCGAGGAAGTCGCCCAGGGCCGCAAGGTCGGCCTGCTGTTCGGCGGCGAGCGCGCCGGGCTCGAGACCCACGACATCGCGCTGTGCCAGGCCATCGTCTCGATCCCGATCGACGAGCGCTTCCGGTCTCTGAACCTGGCCCAGGCGGTGTCGATCAACGCCTACGAATGGAAGATGACCCAGGACGACCGGCCCTGGAAGAAGTTCGAACACAATGTCGAGGAGCCGGCCGACCAGGCCAGCTTGCTTGGCCTGTACGAGCATCTCGAAGGCGAGTTGGACAAGGCGGGCTTCTACCATCCGCCGGAGAAGAAGCCGTCGATGGTCCGCAACCTGCGCGTCCCCTTGGCCCGGGCCCGGCTGACCGAGCAGGAGGTGCGCACTTTCCGGGGCGTGATCACCGCGCTCAGCAAGGGGCGCGGCCGCGTGCTGGCCAAGCTGGCCGAGAAGGCTTCGAAGGATAAGGGCGAGGCTCCTTAAGGACACTCCCTCTAAGGGCGCGCGGGCGCGGCGGAATTGACCTCGATCATCCGTCGGCGACCGGGGCGGGCGCAGGGTCCTGGCGTGGTCAAGCCAAGGAGCCTCTGCATGACCCCCGATGCAACAACCCTGATCGTCGTCGCCGACGGGCATCGCGCCCGCTTGCTGGAGCAGCCGCGCATCGGCGGCCCGCTGCACGACCGCCCCGAATGGCTGTCCGGCCTGAAGGAGCACCATGAGCATGACGGTCCCAGTCACATCACCCATCCGGGCGACGCGCGCGACCGGGCCGAGAAGGCGTTCCTGCGCGACTTGGCCAAGCGCCTCGACGACCTGAACGCCCGCCACGGCTTCGACCAGGTGATCCTGGTGGCGCCGCCCAGGGCCCTGGGCCACCTGCGCCGGGGCCTGTCGACGGCCGTCGCCCGCAAGGTCATCGGCTCGGACGCTCACGAGCGCGTCGACGCCACCATCATCACCCTGCAGAGCGTGGTCCAGGTCGCGCGCTACGCCAGCGCCGCCTGACCTTGTGGGGGCGGGGAGGGGCGTGGCCCTTCCCCGATCTCCGCCGACTTGCGCCCCGGGCGGTTCGGGCGTTCACTCCTGTCCAAACAAATGTTCGGGGAGGGTGGCGTGAACCGTCGGGAATGGCTGGCGATGGCCGGCGCGCTGGGATTGGTCCCGAGCCTGGCGCGCGCCCAGAACGCCGGCGGCGACGCCACGGCCGCGCGCGACGCCTATCTCTACGCCTTGCCGCTGATCGAGATGGCCACCACCCGCGAGCGGATCCTCAAGATCCCGGGCGGGGCGGTCAACACGCTGCGGCATACCCGCACCCTATCGGACCACACGGCCCGCTGGGTCACGACGCCCAACAACGACACGCTCTATTCGCCGGCCTTCCTGGACCTGAGCAACGGCCCGGCCACCCTGACCATCCCGCCGATGGGCAAGCGCTACTATTCGGTGGCGGTGATGGACATGTTCACCAACAACAATGTCGTGCTGGGCACGCGGACGATCGGCGGCGAGGGCGGGACCTTCACCCTGGTCGGGCCGGGCCAGGCCTCGACCGGACCAAACCCCATCCGCATCGCTACGCCCCACGCCTGGCTGCTGATCCGGATCCTGACCGATGGCGGCGACGACATGCCCTCCACCCACAAGGCCCAGGACGGCTTCATGCTGAAGGGGGCGGCCGGCGAGCCGGTCGCGACCTACGCCCATCGCGACGCCAAGCCGGCCGACTATTTTGCCGCCGCGCGCAGCCTGCTGGCCAGTGACCCGGCCCCCGCCACCGACCAGAAGCTCCTGCGCCGCACGGCCGCCTTCCTGGGTGGCGGCGCGTTCGACGAGGCCGCCGCCGCCGCGGGCGTCGACCAGG
Encoded proteins:
- a CDS encoding DUF1254 domain-containing protein, which encodes MNRREWLAMAGALGLVPSLARAQNAGGDATAARDAYLYALPLIEMATTRERILKIPGGAVNTLRHTRTLSDHTARWVTTPNNDTLYSPAFLDLSNGPATLTIPPMGKRYYSVAVMDMFTNNNVVLGTRTIGGEGGTFTLVGPGQASTGPNPIRIATPHAWLLIRILTDGGDDMPSTHKAQDGFMLKGAAGEPVATYAHRDAKPADYFAAARSLLASDPAPATDQKLLRRTAAFLGGGAFDEAAAAAGVDQARMIAVFAKERMVYTGGWSYPRPNLGDFGQDYLYRAVVAQQGLGALPVAEAMYMKAAGDDGAGNFTGDGLYRLSLPAHLPLDGFWSLSMYEATADGQFFFTDNPIKRYTIGDRTPGLSRKADGSLDLWIGRTDPGGDKSANWLPAPKAGPFALYLRAYLPRAELLDGRFRFPAVVKL
- a CDS encoding RNA methyltransferase, with product MTEDFKPVPPCVILNEPQLAENIGAVARVMANFGLSDLRLVRPRDGWPQERAWASASGANWPLDDAKVFDSLEAAIADLKLVYATTARPRETRLPVYTPRESAGHLAEEVAQGRKVGLLFGGERAGLETHDIALCQAIVSIPIDERFRSLNLAQAVSINAYEWKMTQDDRPWKKFEHNVEEPADQASLLGLYEHLEGELDKAGFYHPPEKKPSMVRNLRVPLARARLTEQEVRTFRGVITALSKGRGRVLAKLAEKASKDKGEAP
- a CDS encoding host attachment protein, with the translated sequence MTPDATTLIVVADGHRARLLEQPRIGGPLHDRPEWLSGLKEHHEHDGPSHITHPGDARDRAEKAFLRDLAKRLDDLNARHGFDQVILVAPPRALGHLRRGLSTAVARKVIGSDAHERVDATIITLQSVVQVARYASAA